In Amycolatopsis sulphurea, one genomic interval encodes:
- a CDS encoding oxidoreductase — protein MELELKGKTALVTGASKGIGLAVVQALAEEGAHVAACARTTSAPLAEATSLTRQADLTSPEQTAEMMDWALAELGGIDLLVNNVGGSPARTEGFAEISDDDWQHAFELNFFSAVRTTRAALPSLLERRGSIVNIGSVNAKLALPRLIDYSAAKAALVNFGKSLAEELGEAGVRVNTISPGPTRTAVWTSTDGMASGLSRSAGMDHEEFVAQVPAMTGLNTGRFTEPEEVAVLVVLLASGRVPNMNGSDLVLDGGMLKQL, from the coding sequence ATGGAACTCGAGCTTAAGGGCAAAACCGCGTTGGTGACCGGGGCCAGCAAGGGCATCGGCCTCGCGGTCGTGCAAGCGCTGGCGGAGGAGGGAGCGCACGTCGCGGCGTGTGCCCGCACGACCAGCGCACCGCTCGCCGAGGCGACGTCGCTGACCCGGCAGGCGGATCTGACGTCTCCGGAGCAGACGGCGGAAATGATGGACTGGGCGCTCGCCGAACTGGGCGGCATCGACCTGCTGGTCAACAACGTCGGCGGTTCGCCCGCGCGCACCGAAGGTTTCGCGGAGATCAGCGACGACGACTGGCAGCACGCGTTCGAGCTGAACTTCTTCAGCGCCGTGCGCACGACTCGGGCGGCTCTGCCGAGCCTGCTCGAACGCCGGGGATCCATCGTGAACATCGGTTCGGTCAACGCCAAGCTGGCGCTGCCCCGGCTGATCGACTACTCCGCGGCCAAGGCCGCGCTGGTCAACTTCGGCAAGTCGCTGGCCGAGGAGCTGGGCGAGGCGGGCGTCCGGGTGAATACGATTTCCCCGGGTCCGACGCGGACGGCCGTCTGGACGTCGACCGATGGAATGGCATCGGGCCTTTCCCGGAGCGCGGGCATGGACCATGAGGAATTCGTCGCGCAGGTGCCGGCGATGACCGGGTTGAACACCGGCCGGTTCACCGAACCGGAGGAGGTGGCCGTGCTCGTGGTGCTGCTGGCGTCCGGGCGGGTGCCGAACATGAACGGCTCGGACCTGGTGCTCGACGGGGGAATGCTGAAGCAGCTCTGA